A stretch of Mesotoga sp. BH458_6_3_2_1 DNA encodes these proteins:
- a CDS encoding ABC transporter permease, translating to MRRLTDSNSVLRKLFGKSEFYLLLVIIVVSLFFTILKPSFLTSTNLYGMVESNSFLAIMAAGVLVVLISGGIDISFTAIATVAQYVMATIVIHWGGNMFLAFAIGAVVGIALGLVNALLIYFLKTPPIIVTIATMNLFYGLLIFISGGTWIYGFPMWFMERNLVRFGDNPGITIPILVLVLSFILTWLILKYTALGRNIYAVGGNQEAARRVGISVLKTQIFVYCYMGFLAGIASTVQANMMLTVAPNALMGRELEVLAAVVLGGASLAGGTGSILGTVLGFGLIVIVQNGLTLLGISSYWHKVFIGAIIVVSVGITAYQRKVRERKGAIINVED from the coding sequence ATGAGAAGATTAACGGACAGTAATTCAGTATTGAGAAAATTATTCGGCAAGAGTGAGTTCTATCTCTTGCTTGTAATAATAGTCGTCTCACTCTTCTTCACCATTTTGAAGCCAAGTTTTCTTACTTCCACCAATCTCTACGGGATGGTTGAGAGCAACTCCTTTCTTGCGATAATGGCCGCAGGCGTGCTGGTCGTTCTGATTTCCGGAGGAATAGATATCTCATTTACGGCAATTGCAACGGTCGCGCAGTATGTCATGGCTACTATCGTCATCCATTGGGGCGGGAATATGTTCCTGGCCTTTGCAATAGGAGCGGTTGTCGGAATTGCGCTGGGTTTGGTCAATGCCTTACTTATTTACTTCCTCAAAACTCCGCCAATAATCGTGACGATCGCTACCATGAACCTGTTCTACGGCCTTCTGATATTTATCAGCGGCGGTACCTGGATTTACGGCTTTCCCATGTGGTTTATGGAGAGGAATCTAGTTAGATTTGGAGACAATCCGGGGATTACTATACCAATTCTAGTTCTTGTTCTTTCCTTCATTCTTACCTGGCTGATACTGAAGTACACGGCTCTGGGCAGAAATATCTACGCCGTTGGCGGAAATCAGGAAGCCGCAAGACGTGTGGGAATAAGCGTTCTCAAGACGCAGATATTCGTCTATTGTTATATGGGTTTTCTTGCAGGCATAGCCTCAACAGTTCAGGCGAACATGATGTTGACTGTCGCCCCCAATGCCTTGATGGGCAGGGAACTGGAAGTTCTGGCGGCTGTCGTTCTTGGAGGAGCAAGCCTTGCAGGAGGTACTGGCAGCATTCTAGGGACGGTTCTTGGTTTCGGTTTGATTGTCATCGTTCAGAATGGCCTTACGTTACTCGGAATTTCCTCTTATTGGCATAAGGTCTTTATCGGAGCGATCATCGTCGTCAGCGTGGGGATAACGGCCTATCAGAGAAAAGTCCGCGAGAGAAAAGGAGCGATAATCAATGTTGAAGACTGA
- a CDS encoding ABC transporter permease, translated as MLKTDTGRGRVSKHSEILSLGAILAILVLLFSLALPGKFLRPSNLQSMAFQLPELGVLAFAMMITMLTGGINLSIISSANLSGIIMAMILTGDLASGAGGAGLGWTIFLAVIAGLSISLIVGLVNGMIIAYIGVSPILATLGTMTLLEGISLVITRGYVISGLPRNLLVIGNGTFLGVPVPMFILIAVAVAVAIILNKTRLGLSTYMIGSNIKATSFSGINTNKVTILVYMISGLLAGLASLIMIARFNSAKAGYGSSYLLVTVLVSVLGGINPNGGFGKVSGVFLGLVLLQVISSGLNLLGISQFLTLALWGALLLGVEALRLARRRVR; from the coding sequence ATGTTGAAGACTGACACCGGCAGGGGAAGAGTATCAAAGCACTCCGAGATTCTCTCGCTTGGAGCGATTCTGGCCATTCTGGTGCTATTGTTCTCGCTTGCTCTTCCTGGAAAATTTCTAAGGCCCAGCAATCTCCAGTCGATGGCTTTTCAGCTTCCTGAACTGGGAGTTCTTGCTTTCGCGATGATGATAACGATGCTTACTGGTGGAATTAACCTCTCAATCATAAGTTCGGCAAATCTCTCAGGGATAATCATGGCAATGATTTTGACAGGTGATCTAGCATCTGGTGCGGGAGGGGCCGGGCTGGGCTGGACGATCTTTCTGGCCGTAATCGCAGGGTTGTCGATTTCACTCATAGTGGGACTTGTAAATGGAATGATAATCGCTTATATTGGGGTATCTCCGATACTTGCAACGCTAGGTACTATGACCCTTCTCGAAGGAATAAGCCTCGTTATAACCAGAGGGTATGTGATTTCGGGCCTGCCGAGGAACCTTCTCGTGATTGGTAATGGAACCTTCCTGGGAGTACCGGTACCGATGTTCATTTTAATAGCCGTTGCGGTAGCTGTCGCGATAATTCTAAACAAGACGCGCTTGGGTTTATCGACCTACATGATCGGATCCAACATCAAAGCTACCAGTTTCTCTGGAATAAACACCAACAAAGTAACCATTCTCGTTTACATGATCTCGGGCCTTCTGGCGGGTCTAGCCTCTCTGATAATGATAGCAAGATTTAATTCCGCAAAGGCCGGTTATGGTTCCTCATATCTTCTCGTTACCGTACTGGTTTCAGTTCTAGGAGGAATCAATCCAAACGGCGGCTTCGGGAAAGTGTCCGGTGTTTTCCTTGGTTTGGTCTTGCTTCAGGTTATCTCAAGCGGTTTGAATCTTCTTGGAATAAGTCAGTTTCTCACACTTGCTCTATGGGGTGCACTCCTCCTCGGTGTAGAAGCTCTAAGATTAGCAAGAAGGAGAGTCAGATAA
- a CDS encoding sugar ABC transporter ATP-binding protein: protein MAEKLLEMRNISKRFGGVLALDSVDFEIEKGEIHCLVGENGSGKSTLIKIISGIHSPDPGGEIYVDGRRISHQKSSNSVREGIQVIYQDLSLFPNLTVAENIAISSRVETGSRLMKWKETEEESMKTMDKIGVSLDPRREVSELSIAERQVVAICRAINAKARLVIMDEPTASLSKKEVQSLIRVINELQNREISTIFVSHKLDEIMEVAQRVTVLRDGKKVGAFDASELTRQRLSFLMTGKEFEYSKLTPYSGHEVILEVRKLSRRNNYKEIDLKVHKGEIVSITGLMGSGRTEFVLSLFGMNRPDDGEIFVEGKRVNPGSALDAMRAGIAYVPEDRLQHGLVMEQPVSKNIVLTVLKRILSRIRLLSKVKERTEVRRWVDELSIKIPSVDSPVNTLSGGNQQRVVIAKWLAINPKVLILDSPTVGIDVAAKDSIYKIIRELASEGISIIMITDEAEEAIYHSNTTYIMSSGRIIGKYNSSELTEKELYEKINGQ, encoded by the coding sequence ATAGAAAAGGGGGAAATCCACTGTCTCGTTGGCGAAAACGGGTCTGGAAAGAGTACCCTAATCAAGATAATCTCGGGTATTCACTCACCCGATCCCGGTGGTGAGATCTATGTCGACGGAAGAAGGATAAGCCACCAGAAGTCTTCTAACAGTGTGAGGGAGGGAATCCAGGTTATCTATCAGGATCTTTCGCTCTTTCCAAATCTGACCGTTGCAGAGAACATAGCTATTTCTTCGAGGGTGGAAACCGGAAGTCGTCTGATGAAATGGAAAGAGACCGAAGAAGAGTCAATGAAGACGATGGACAAAATTGGGGTTTCACTAGATCCCAGACGCGAAGTCAGCGAGCTATCTATAGCGGAAAGGCAAGTTGTAGCGATATGCAGGGCTATAAATGCCAAGGCGAGACTTGTAATAATGGACGAACCTACTGCTTCTCTCAGCAAGAAAGAGGTTCAGTCGCTAATTAGGGTCATAAATGAACTGCAGAACAGAGAAATCTCCACGATCTTCGTCAGCCATAAGCTCGATGAAATAATGGAGGTAGCCCAACGAGTTACCGTTCTTCGAGACGGGAAAAAAGTTGGTGCCTTCGATGCTTCCGAATTGACACGACAGAGGCTCTCATTTCTCATGACAGGCAAGGAGTTCGAGTACTCCAAACTGACTCCGTATTCTGGTCACGAAGTTATTCTGGAAGTCAGAAAGCTCTCAAGGAGAAATAATTACAAGGAAATTGATTTGAAGGTCCACAAGGGTGAAATAGTAAGTATCACAGGACTGATGGGTTCAGGCAGAACCGAGTTCGTCCTTTCACTCTTCGGAATGAATCGTCCCGACGATGGAGAGATCTTCGTAGAAGGGAAGAGAGTGAACCCTGGGAGCGCCTTGGACGCTATGAGAGCTGGAATTGCGTATGTGCCTGAGGATCGATTGCAACACGGACTCGTTATGGAACAGCCAGTAAGCAAGAACATTGTGTTAACGGTTCTAAAGAGAATACTGTCGAGAATCAGGCTCTTGAGTAAAGTCAAGGAAAGAACTGAAGTCAGGCGGTGGGTCGACGAACTCTCGATCAAGATTCCTTCGGTCGACTCTCCGGTTAATACGCTTTCCGGCGGCAATCAACAGAGGGTTGTAATTGCAAAGTGGTTGGCAATAAATCCGAAGGTATTGATTCTCGATTCCCCGACAGTGGGAATAGACGTTGCCGCAAAGGACAGTATATACAAGATAATAAGAGAGTTAGCCTCAGAAGGTATTTCGATAATCATGATCACGGATGAAGCCGAAGAAGCGATCTATCATTCAAACACGACTTATATTATGAGCTCGGGAAGGATAATTGGAAAGTACAACTCCAGCGAGCTCACGGAGAAAGAGCTGTATGAGAAGATTAACGGACAGTAA